The Streptomyces sp. HUAS CB01 genome has a segment encoding these proteins:
- a CDS encoding carbohydrate ABC transporter permease, whose protein sequence is MTSATATERSGRASPTPRPQARRPGTDHGAWFLVLPALIPILVLSVGPLLYGIALSLTDAQSGRTRATRWTGTLNFQDLLHDTLFWESFRIGLVWAVGVTLPQVVLALGLALLLNQNLRLRWLARALAIVPWAMPEVVVGIMWRLVYHPDAGVLNETIRDLGLGDGRDWLTGLGTALPAVIVVGIWSGMPQTTVALLAGLQNTPRELHEAAALDGAGAWRRFRAVTWPALRPVAVAVTALQFIWNVNSFALVYVLTSGGPGGRTRLPMLFAYEEAFRYGQFGYAAAMGCVMVAVISVMLSLYLVARLRGGAPR, encoded by the coding sequence GTGACATCGGCGACCGCAACGGAGCGGTCCGGCAGGGCGAGTCCGACACCGCGCCCCCAGGCGCGGCGCCCCGGCACGGACCACGGAGCCTGGTTCCTCGTCCTGCCCGCGCTGATCCCGATCCTCGTGCTCAGCGTGGGCCCGCTGCTCTACGGCATCGCGCTCTCCCTCACCGACGCCCAGTCCGGCCGTACCCGGGCCACCCGGTGGACGGGTACGCTCAACTTCCAGGACCTGCTGCACGACACGCTGTTCTGGGAATCGTTCCGCATCGGCCTGGTGTGGGCCGTCGGCGTCACCCTCCCGCAGGTCGTGCTGGCGCTCGGACTCGCGCTGCTGCTGAACCAGAACCTCCGGCTCCGCTGGCTCGCCCGGGCCCTCGCGATCGTCCCGTGGGCCATGCCGGAGGTCGTCGTCGGCATCATGTGGCGCCTCGTCTACCACCCCGACGCCGGAGTCCTCAACGAGACAATCCGCGATCTCGGGCTCGGCGACGGCCGGGACTGGCTCACCGGCCTGGGCACCGCCCTGCCGGCCGTGATCGTCGTCGGCATCTGGTCCGGGATGCCCCAGACCACCGTGGCCCTGCTCGCCGGACTCCAGAACACCCCGCGGGAACTCCACGAGGCCGCGGCGCTCGACGGCGCGGGCGCCTGGCGGCGGTTCCGCGCCGTCACCTGGCCCGCCCTGCGTCCCGTCGCCGTCGCCGTCACCGCGCTCCAGTTCATCTGGAACGTCAACTCCTTCGCCCTGGTGTACGTGCTCACCAGCGGCGGTCCCGGCGGCCGCACCCGTCTGCCCATGCTGTTCGCCTACGAAGAGGCCTTCCGCTACGGGCAGTTCGGCTACGCGGCGGCCATGGGCTGCGTCATGGTGGCGGTGATCTCCGTGATGCTCTCGCTGTACCTCGTGGCCCGGCTGCGGGGAGGTGCGCCGCGATGA
- a CDS encoding carbohydrate ABC transporter permease, which translates to MSMRTGRAARAGQYLALLAYLVFLAFPFLWLLSTAFKPPRELGSLHPSWIPDEPTLANFRQAFDEQPLLRAAGNSLLIALCAAVVAVLVATPAAYVAARHRGRLAKAATGWAVVSQAFPFVLLIIPLFLILKNLRLVNTVTGLVLVYVVWSLPFALWMLVGYVRAVPTELEEAAAVDGAGRVRTLVSVTAPLLAPGVAATAMFAFVTAWNEFFFALVLLKTPEKQTLPVVLTHFLGAEGVADLGPLAAAAFLATIPSLVVFAIVQRRITGGMLAGAVKH; encoded by the coding sequence ATGAGCATGCGCACCGGCAGGGCCGCACGGGCCGGCCAGTACCTGGCGCTCCTCGCCTATCTCGTCTTCCTGGCCTTCCCGTTCCTCTGGCTGCTCTCCACCGCCTTCAAGCCGCCCCGGGAGCTCGGCTCGCTCCATCCGTCGTGGATACCGGACGAGCCCACCCTGGCCAACTTCCGCCAGGCGTTCGACGAGCAGCCGCTGCTGCGGGCGGCGGGCAACAGCCTGCTCATCGCGCTGTGCGCGGCCGTCGTCGCCGTCCTCGTCGCGACGCCGGCCGCGTACGTCGCGGCCCGGCACCGCGGACGGCTCGCGAAGGCCGCCACGGGCTGGGCCGTGGTCAGCCAGGCGTTCCCGTTCGTCCTGCTGATCATCCCGCTCTTCCTGATCCTGAAGAACCTCCGGCTGGTCAACACCGTCACGGGGCTGGTGCTGGTGTACGTCGTCTGGTCGCTGCCCTTCGCGCTCTGGATGCTCGTCGGCTACGTGCGGGCCGTGCCCACGGAACTCGAGGAGGCCGCCGCCGTCGACGGCGCCGGACGCGTCCGTACCCTCGTCTCCGTCACCGCTCCGCTGCTCGCACCCGGTGTCGCGGCGACCGCGATGTTCGCCTTCGTCACGGCGTGGAACGAGTTCTTCTTCGCGCTCGTGCTGCTCAAGACCCCGGAGAAGCAGACCCTTCCGGTCGTCCTCACGCACTTCCTCGGCGCGGAGGGCGTCGCCGACCTCGGGCCGCTCGCCGCGGCCGCCTTCCTCGCGACGATCCCCTCGCTCGTGGTCTTCGCGATCGTCCAGAGACGGATCACGGGCGGGATGCTCGCCGGGGCGGTGAAGCACTGA
- a CDS encoding Tat pathway signal sequence domain protein — protein sequence MRTLMRRHLGKLVAGTAIAVTGTAATVAVTLPDAAGARAGRGAQTATGETAEPHGGTPGPGVVVAAPAEGKQGTGRDPLTDDELERARRLAAAPAERTGRDAAGDRGPQHLTADLAEPLPSEAGSAAPPRRAVVSYYDYRTDRLVTSTVDVTTGTVESRAARQGVQPSPVRAELTEAVELILASPHGAGLRADYRDATGAPLTTPAPLTLSGYVYRKEREAVVPPGLRSCGVHRCVRVVTRITGGPWIDTRDLAVDLSARTVVVTPSG from the coding sequence GTGCGCACATTGATGCGCCGCCACCTGGGGAAGCTGGTGGCAGGCACCGCCATTGCGGTGACGGGCACCGCGGCGACGGTCGCCGTCACCCTGCCGGACGCGGCGGGGGCACGGGCGGGCCGGGGTGCCCAGACCGCCACCGGGGAGACGGCGGAGCCGCACGGCGGCACGCCCGGGCCCGGGGTCGTCGTGGCGGCTCCCGCGGAGGGTAAGCAGGGCACCGGACGCGATCCGCTCACCGACGACGAACTGGAGCGCGCCCGGCGGCTGGCGGCCGCTCCCGCGGAACGCACGGGCCGGGACGCCGCCGGCGACCGGGGCCCGCAGCACCTCACCGCCGATCTGGCCGAACCCCTCCCGTCCGAGGCCGGGTCCGCCGCACCGCCGCGCCGCGCGGTCGTCTCGTACTACGACTACCGCACCGACCGGCTCGTCACGTCGACCGTCGACGTCACCACCGGCACGGTCGAGAGCCGGGCCGCCCGGCAGGGCGTGCAGCCCTCCCCGGTCCGGGCGGAACTGACGGAGGCGGTCGAGCTGATCCTCGCGAGCCCGCACGGCGCCGGGCTCAGGGCGGACTACCGGGACGCCACCGGCGCGCCGCTGACCACGCCCGCGCCGCTCACGCTCAGCGGATACGTGTACCGCAAGGAACGCGAGGCCGTGGTGCCGCCGGGACTCCGGTCCTGCGGCGTGCACCGCTGTGTGCGGGTCGTCACCAGGATCACCGGCGGGCCGTGGATCGACACGCGGGACCTCGCCGTCGACCTGAGTGCCCGCACCGTCGTCGTCACACCGTCCGGCTGA
- a CDS encoding SAV2148 family HEPN domain-containing protein: MSSGGLELPPGDTGHDGDSSDAPPGAVSLARPVDMGSEIGPELDWGADAWSEVRTRAQRAGRAYIWLNLVEQRLRAVVAAVLRPIYEPVHGEEWVVAAAGPAGQEWVQRAVAVREVSRRKGYLLDPADDNVLSFLTLPQLRELMVQHWPCFEPYFDDRRDVELALDELEVARNVVSRNRALNETVLAQAERASARLLEILGSGAGVPSADRLPVDAVEDLVGDRYADVVSIHPDRVRLQRQLPAEDLFGGARRLDAVGIGLNLLVQNFSGRRLVRLAESGCRVRLLFLNPASSAVKRRERELGLRKGELSRSVEMNILHMRRVRSRLRDPGAFEIHVFDETPRFTAYLVDGDGADGLAVVQTYLRRARGMEAPVLVLRGGGRSVVRSGQDTEHGLFQTYREEFESVWADSRPVS; the protein is encoded by the coding sequence GTGAGCTCGGGAGGGCTTGAGCTACCCCCTGGTGACACGGGTCACGACGGGGACTCCTCCGACGCGCCGCCGGGCGCGGTCTCCCTCGCCCGGCCGGTGGACATGGGGTCCGAGATCGGGCCCGAACTGGACTGGGGCGCGGACGCCTGGAGCGAGGTGCGCACCCGCGCGCAGCGGGCAGGGCGCGCGTACATCTGGCTGAATCTGGTCGAACAACGCCTGCGTGCCGTCGTGGCCGCCGTGCTGCGCCCGATCTACGAACCCGTGCACGGCGAGGAGTGGGTCGTCGCCGCGGCGGGCCCGGCCGGGCAGGAGTGGGTGCAGCGGGCCGTCGCGGTACGGGAGGTCAGCCGCCGCAAGGGGTACCTCCTCGACCCGGCGGACGACAACGTCCTCAGTTTCCTCACGCTCCCGCAGCTCAGGGAACTGATGGTCCAGCACTGGCCCTGCTTCGAGCCGTACTTCGACGACCGGCGCGACGTGGAACTCGCGCTGGACGAGCTGGAGGTCGCGCGGAACGTAGTCTCCCGCAACCGGGCGCTCAACGAGACGGTGCTGGCCCAGGCCGAACGGGCCTCGGCGCGGCTGCTGGAGATCCTCGGCAGCGGCGCCGGAGTGCCGTCCGCCGACCGGCTCCCCGTCGACGCGGTCGAGGACCTGGTCGGGGACCGGTACGCGGACGTGGTCTCCATCCACCCCGACCGTGTGCGCCTGCAGCGGCAGCTTCCGGCGGAGGACCTGTTCGGGGGCGCACGGCGCCTCGACGCCGTCGGCATAGGTCTCAACCTGCTGGTGCAGAACTTCTCCGGGCGCCGGCTGGTGCGCCTGGCCGAGTCCGGCTGCCGGGTGCGGCTGCTCTTCCTCAACCCGGCGAGCAGCGCGGTGAAACGCCGTGAGCGCGAACTCGGCCTGCGGAAGGGGGAGCTGAGCCGCTCGGTGGAGATGAACATCCTGCACATGCGGCGGGTGCGGTCGCGGCTCCGCGACCCGGGGGCGTTCGAGATCCACGTCTTCGACGAGACGCCCCGCTTCACCGCGTACCTCGTCGACGGGGACGGGGCGGACGGGCTCGCCGTCGTCCAGACGTACCTCCGCCGGGCGCGCGGCATGGAGGCGCCGGTGCTGGTCCTGCGCGGCGGGGGCCGGTCGGTGGTGAGGTCGGGTCAGGACACCGAGCACGGGCTGTTCCAGACCTACCGTGAGGAGTTCGAGTCGGTGTGGGCCGACTCCCGGCCGGTCTCCTGA
- the glgX gene encoding glycogen debranching protein GlgX has translation MQVWPGQAYPLGATYDGAGTNFAVYSEAAHRIELCLLHDDGSETAVELRETDAFVRHAYLPGVMPGQRYGFRVHGPYEPEHGQRCNSAKLLLDPYARAMSGRVDWGEAVYGYHFGRPDSRNDLDSAPHTMASVVVNPYFDWGDDRPPRTDYHRTVIYEAHVKGLTMLHPALPEELRGTYAGLAHPEVISHLTELGITALELMPVHQFVNDHRLVDAGMNNYWGYNTIGFFAPHNSYASWGDRGQQVLEFKSAVRALHQAGIEVILDVVYNHTAEGNHLGPTLSFRGIDNASYYRLTDDRRYYMDTTGTGNSMLMRSPHVLQLIMDSLRYWVTEMHVDGFRFDLAATLARQFHEVDRLSSFFDLVQQDPVVSQVKLIAEPWDVGEGGYQVGKFPPLWTEWNGMYRDTVRDLWRGEPRTLAEFASRLTGSSDLYQDDGRRPLASVNFVTCHDGFTLHDLVSYNEKHNEANGEGNRDGESHNRSWNCGAEGETEDGEVRELRNRQMRNFIATLMLSQGVPMLSHGDEFARTQQGNNNAYCQDNELSWVRWPESTADQDGTLLAFTRAMVWLRRDHQVFRRRRFFHGRPVEGTHDELSDIAWFTPEGGEMTSRDWQAAHAKALTVFLNGHAISEPGPRGERISDDSFLLMFNASDEDLDFAVPVDHGRQWQVVVDTARPEGVPPGQGPKVDAGERIRMISRSLTVLRRPA, from the coding sequence ATGCAGGTCTGGCCGGGACAGGCGTATCCACTCGGTGCCACGTACGACGGCGCCGGCACCAATTTCGCGGTCTACTCAGAGGCCGCGCACCGTATCGAGCTGTGTCTGCTCCACGACGACGGCTCCGAGACCGCGGTCGAGCTGCGCGAGACCGACGCGTTCGTGCGCCATGCCTACCTGCCGGGCGTGATGCCCGGACAGCGGTACGGCTTCCGGGTGCACGGCCCGTACGAGCCCGAGCACGGGCAGCGGTGCAACTCCGCGAAACTGCTCCTCGACCCGTACGCGCGGGCGATGAGCGGCCGTGTCGACTGGGGTGAGGCCGTCTACGGCTATCACTTCGGCAGACCGGACTCGCGCAACGATCTCGACTCCGCGCCGCACACGATGGCGTCGGTCGTCGTCAACCCGTACTTCGACTGGGGTGACGACCGTCCGCCGCGCACCGACTACCACCGCACCGTCATCTACGAGGCCCACGTCAAGGGCCTGACGATGCTGCACCCCGCGCTGCCGGAGGAACTGCGCGGGACGTACGCGGGGCTCGCCCACCCCGAGGTGATCTCGCACCTGACGGAACTGGGCATCACGGCGCTGGAATTGATGCCCGTGCACCAGTTCGTCAACGACCACAGGCTGGTCGACGCGGGGATGAACAACTACTGGGGCTACAACACCATCGGGTTCTTCGCCCCGCACAACAGCTACGCGTCCTGGGGCGACCGGGGCCAGCAGGTCCTGGAGTTCAAGTCCGCGGTGCGGGCGCTGCACCAGGCGGGCATCGAGGTCATCCTCGACGTCGTCTACAACCACACGGCCGAGGGGAACCATCTGGGCCCGACGCTCTCGTTCCGAGGTATCGACAACGCCTCGTACTACCGGCTCACCGACGACCGCCGGTATTACATGGACACCACCGGCACCGGCAACTCGATGCTGATGCGCTCGCCGCACGTCCTCCAGCTGATCATGGACTCGCTGCGGTACTGGGTCACCGAGATGCACGTCGACGGCTTCCGTTTCGATCTGGCGGCGACCCTCGCACGGCAGTTCCACGAGGTGGACCGGCTGTCGTCGTTCTTCGACCTCGTCCAGCAGGACCCGGTGGTCAGCCAGGTGAAGCTGATCGCCGAGCCGTGGGACGTCGGCGAGGGCGGCTACCAGGTGGGCAAGTTCCCGCCGCTGTGGACGGAGTGGAACGGCATGTACCGGGACACCGTGCGGGACCTGTGGCGCGGGGAGCCGCGCACCCTCGCCGAGTTCGCGTCCCGGCTCACCGGCTCCTCCGATCTGTACCAGGACGACGGCCGGCGTCCGCTCGCCTCCGTCAACTTCGTCACCTGCCACGACGGGTTCACCCTGCACGACCTCGTCTCGTACAACGAGAAGCACAACGAGGCCAACGGGGAGGGCAACCGGGACGGGGAGAGCCACAACCGGTCCTGGAACTGCGGCGCCGAGGGCGAGACGGAGGACGGTGAGGTCCGGGAACTGCGCAACCGCCAGATGCGCAACTTCATCGCGACCCTGATGCTGTCGCAGGGCGTGCCGATGCTCAGCCACGGCGACGAGTTCGCCCGCACCCAGCAGGGCAACAACAACGCGTACTGCCAGGACAACGAGCTGTCCTGGGTGCGCTGGCCGGAGTCGACGGCCGACCAGGACGGCACGCTGCTCGCGTTCACGCGCGCGATGGTGTGGCTGCGCCGCGACCACCAGGTGTTCCGGCGGCGGCGCTTCTTCCACGGCAGGCCGGTGGAGGGCACGCACGACGAGCTCTCCGACATCGCCTGGTTCACTCCGGAGGGCGGGGAGATGACGTCCCGGGACTGGCAGGCGGCCCATGCGAAGGCCCTCACGGTCTTCCTGAACGGCCATGCCATCTCGGAGCCGGGACCGCGCGGCGAGCGGATCTCCGACGACTCGTTCCTGCTGATGTTCAACGCGAGCGACGAGGACCTGGACTTCGCCGTGCCGGTCGACCACGGCCGGCAGTGGCAGGTCGTCGTGGACACCGCACGGCCCGAAGGCGTCCCCCCGGGGCAGGGGCCGAAGGTGGACGCGGGCGAGCGGATCAGGATGATCAGCCGGAGCCTGACGGTGCTGCGGCGTCCCGCGTGA
- a CDS encoding phosphotransferase enzyme family protein: protein MDETRAREVLAAAGLPRSGELLALGENAVFAVGARVVRIARSAELLERAARELAVSAWLEAAGVPAVRAAEPEARLVEGHPVTVWHRLPEAVRPAEPRDLAPLLRQVHALPEAPFTLPRRELLGGVERWLRLAGDAIDPADAAYLRERRDGFTAAAATLTPHLPRGPVHGDALPRNVLVGPDGPVLVDLETFSSDLREHDLVVLALSRDRYGLDPAAYDAFTSAYGWDVREWDGCTVLRGARETASCAWVAQHAPSNPRALAEFRRRVASLRDGDPEVRWHPF from the coding sequence ATGGACGAGACACGGGCGCGGGAGGTCCTGGCGGCCGCCGGGCTGCCGCGGAGCGGGGAGCTGCTGGCGCTCGGCGAGAACGCGGTGTTCGCGGTCGGCGCCCGCGTGGTGAGGATCGCGCGGAGCGCCGAGCTGCTGGAGCGCGCGGCACGCGAACTGGCGGTGTCCGCGTGGCTGGAAGCGGCCGGTGTCCCGGCGGTACGGGCCGCCGAGCCGGAGGCACGGCTCGTCGAGGGCCATCCGGTGACGGTGTGGCACCGGCTGCCCGAGGCGGTGCGCCCGGCGGAACCCCGCGATCTGGCACCGCTCCTGCGGCAGGTCCACGCCCTGCCGGAAGCGCCGTTCACGCTGCCGCGACGGGAGCTGCTCGGGGGTGTCGAGCGGTGGCTGCGGCTGGCGGGGGACGCGATCGACCCGGCGGACGCGGCCTATCTGCGGGAGCGCCGGGACGGCTTCACGGCCGCGGCCGCCACGCTGACGCCGCACTTGCCGCGCGGGCCGGTCCACGGCGACGCGCTCCCCCGCAACGTGCTCGTCGGGCCCGACGGTCCGGTCCTGGTCGACCTGGAGACCTTCTCCTCCGACCTGCGCGAGCACGACCTGGTCGTCCTCGCCCTGTCCCGCGACCGCTACGGACTCGACCCGGCGGCGTACGACGCGTTCACCTCGGCCTACGGCTGGGACGTCCGTGAGTGGGACGGCTGCACGGTCCTGCGCGGCGCCCGGGAGACGGCGAGCTGCGCCTGGGTTGCTCAGCACGCGCCTTCGAACCCCCGCGCCCTGGCCGAGTTCCGCCGGCGGGTCGCGTCGCTGCGTGACGGCGATCCCGAGGTGCGCTGGCACCCGTTCTGA
- a CDS encoding copper amine oxidase: MDRNGLPGARRRSGRAGGPGAESPVRAGAASAAGSGGRAGTGTEGVAPAVPPPGAAPVRTPRRAVSVAAAAVLLGGALTAAGPTAAGAAPPTGPTPPPAPGCSAPHRVTQQLAGGTTWRMCWHYDSSAGLVLDDVSYQPRGEARPIRVLTSAKLAQVHVPYDDGQAEYDDITGFGFGYGLQNLKPAECPGGSIRSVKVPDTGRVDGLCVTTRSRGHAYRMARDQGTGVWHEEGRDLLLYTVNKVSWYEYITEWRFSSDGTVSANVGATGSLSPGDYDAGDGRGWPIGKGAEDHAVSHSHNVFWRLNFGLDGGAGDRIEQYDSAVTPPPAQGSPTTRTTRTPVTRELAGDAEAMRWWRVVSAKGRNADGHARSWEIVPGPTTRHAGRPYTRHDVYFTQNRPCEQFASNNTLDCGPNAPDSVDEWVNGERLVNPVVWVHIGFHHIARDEDQQPMPVHWQGFQLAPRDVTAMNPLTPAELADQNGAPPTGS, from the coding sequence ATGGACAGGAACGGACTTCCGGGTGCCCGCAGACGGAGCGGCCGGGCCGGCGGCCCGGGTGCCGAGTCGCCCGTCCGTGCCGGCGCGGCCTCCGCGGCCGGCAGCGGAGGCCGCGCCGGCACCGGCACCGAGGGCGTAGCCCCGGCCGTCCCCCCGCCCGGCGCCGCCCCGGTGCGCACGCCCCGCAGGGCCGTCTCCGTGGCCGCCGCTGCGGTGCTGCTCGGCGGTGCGCTGACCGCGGCCGGTCCCACCGCGGCCGGGGCGGCACCGCCGACGGGGCCCACCCCGCCGCCGGCCCCGGGCTGCAGCGCGCCCCACCGCGTCACGCAGCAGCTCGCCGGCGGAACCACCTGGCGCATGTGCTGGCACTACGACTCCTCCGCCGGGCTCGTCCTGGACGACGTCAGCTACCAGCCGCGCGGCGAGGCCCGTCCGATCCGCGTGCTGACCAGCGCCAAGCTCGCGCAGGTCCATGTCCCCTACGACGACGGCCAGGCAGAGTACGACGACATCACCGGCTTCGGCTTCGGCTACGGACTGCAGAACCTGAAGCCCGCGGAGTGCCCCGGCGGCAGCATCCGCTCCGTGAAGGTCCCCGACACCGGCCGGGTCGACGGGCTGTGCGTCACCACCCGCTCCCGCGGCCACGCCTACCGGATGGCGAGGGACCAGGGCACCGGCGTCTGGCACGAGGAGGGCAGGGACCTGCTCCTCTACACCGTCAACAAGGTCTCCTGGTACGAGTACATCACCGAGTGGCGCTTCTCCTCCGACGGGACCGTGTCCGCGAACGTGGGCGCCACCGGCAGCCTCTCCCCCGGGGACTACGACGCCGGGGACGGCCGGGGCTGGCCCATCGGCAAGGGCGCCGAGGACCACGCCGTCAGCCACAGCCACAACGTCTTCTGGCGGCTGAACTTCGGACTCGACGGCGGCGCCGGGGACCGGATCGAGCAGTACGACTCCGCGGTCACCCCGCCTCCCGCCCAGGGCAGTCCGACGACGAGGACCACCCGTACCCCCGTCACCAGGGAACTGGCCGGGGACGCCGAGGCCATGCGCTGGTGGCGCGTGGTCAGCGCCAAGGGCCGGAACGCCGACGGCCACGCCCGCAGTTGGGAGATCGTGCCCGGGCCGACCACCAGGCACGCCGGACGCCCGTACACCCGGCACGACGTCTACTTCACGCAGAACCGCCCCTGTGAGCAGTTCGCCAGCAACAACACCCTCGACTGCGGTCCGAACGCGCCGGACAGCGTGGACGAGTGGGTCAACGGCGAGAGGCTCGTCAACCCGGTCGTGTGGGTCCACATCGGTTTCCACCACATCGCCCGCGACGAGGACCAGCAGCCGATGCCCGTCCACTGGCAGGGCTTCCAGCTCGCCCCCAGGGACGTCACGGCTATGAATCCGCTCACGCCGGCGGAGCTCGCCGACCAGAACGGTGCGCCTCCGACGGGGAGTTGA
- a CDS encoding 3'-5' exonuclease: MTWHRERLVGFDLETTGTDPLSARIVTAAVVTVDGDGTVERRTWLADPGVRIPAQASAIHGISSERAAAEGRPAREVAAETAAALAGHWARGVPVVAYNAAFDLTLLAAELQRHGLPPLLDTVPVVDPYTIDRAVDRYRRGKRTLEAVCAEYGVVLADAHEASADALAAVLVARAIADRHPSVAALSPADLHARQIGWYAEWAADFQAFLRRKGEKDAVVDGTWPLRALAPVPG; the protein is encoded by the coding sequence ATGACCTGGCACCGTGAGCGGCTGGTGGGCTTCGATCTGGAGACGACGGGCACCGACCCGCTCTCGGCGCGGATCGTGACGGCGGCGGTCGTCACGGTCGACGGCGACGGCACGGTGGAGCGGCGCACCTGGCTGGCGGACCCGGGCGTCCGCATCCCGGCGCAGGCGTCGGCGATCCACGGCATCAGCAGCGAACGGGCCGCGGCGGAGGGCCGCCCGGCCAGGGAGGTGGCCGCCGAGACGGCGGCGGCGCTGGCCGGGCACTGGGCGCGCGGTGTGCCGGTCGTGGCGTACAACGCCGCGTTCGACCTGACCCTGCTCGCCGCCGAACTGCAACGGCACGGTCTGCCGCCGCTCCTGGACACCGTGCCGGTCGTCGACCCCTACACGATCGACCGCGCGGTCGACCGCTACCGGCGCGGCAAGCGCACGCTGGAGGCGGTCTGCGCGGAGTACGGCGTGGTCCTCGCCGACGCCCACGAGGCGTCGGCCGACGCCCTGGCGGCCGTCCTGGTCGCCCGTGCGATAGCCGACCGTCATCCGTCCGTCGCCGCGCTCTCCCCGGCCGACCTCCATGCCCGCCAGATCGGCTGGTACGCGGAATGGGCGGCGGACTTCCAGGCGTTCCTCCGCCGCAAGGGCGAGAAGGACGCGGTCGTCGACGGCACCTGGCCGCTGCGCGCCCTGGCACCCGTCCCCGGCTGA
- a CDS encoding ABC transporter substrate-binding protein → MRARVWTAAAAALALLLIGCSAKDRPADDGTITLRFQSLAWQQESVAVNKQLVAEWNATHPRVRVEYVQGSWDSVHDQLLTSFEAGEAPDIVHDASDDLADFAYGGHLADLRGLLPARLTADIPPQSWETTTFGDGVYGVPFLQEPRVLIANKKILEASGVRIPTPEDPWSWEEFRRISEELTRRAGPGRYGVAWPFRDPVSATLNLGLSAGGRMFQRDADGKARIEFTDADAVVPGTVHDQVNVDRSALRTALGGGGSDALPGFFAGKYAMVPLGFSYRQQIAQQAPDGFEWIVLPAPAGRAGLAQGVSPQTLSVAADSPHKEEAVAFVDFLLRPANMVRLAKGDWMLPTGRQALADPNLRTGEDGWATGVALAGHLRPAPAQSVRGYPEWKDKVATPALQEYYSGGIDRDELRRRLVEDGNLVLARYQRD, encoded by the coding sequence ATGCGCGCACGTGTCTGGACCGCGGCCGCCGCCGCGCTCGCGCTGCTCCTCATCGGCTGCTCCGCGAAGGACCGCCCGGCCGACGACGGGACGATCACCCTCCGCTTCCAGTCCCTGGCCTGGCAGCAGGAGTCCGTCGCCGTCAACAAGCAGCTCGTGGCGGAGTGGAACGCCACGCACCCCCGGGTGCGGGTCGAGTACGTCCAGGGCAGCTGGGACAGCGTCCACGACCAACTGCTCACCTCGTTCGAGGCCGGTGAGGCGCCCGACATCGTCCACGACGCCTCCGACGACCTCGCCGACTTCGCCTACGGCGGCCACCTCGCCGACCTGCGCGGGCTGCTGCCGGCGCGGCTGACCGCCGACATCCCGCCGCAGAGCTGGGAGACGACGACGTTCGGCGACGGAGTCTACGGTGTGCCGTTCCTGCAGGAGCCACGCGTCCTCATCGCCAACAAGAAGATCCTCGAGGCCTCCGGTGTCAGGATCCCGACCCCCGAGGACCCCTGGAGCTGGGAGGAGTTCCGTCGGATCAGCGAGGAGCTGACCCGACGGGCGGGCCCCGGCCGGTACGGCGTGGCCTGGCCGTTCAGGGACCCGGTCTCCGCGACGCTCAACCTCGGCCTCTCGGCGGGCGGCAGGATGTTCCAGCGGGACGCGGACGGGAAGGCGCGCATCGAGTTCACCGACGCCGACGCGGTCGTTCCCGGCACGGTCCACGACCAGGTGAACGTGGACCGCAGCGCGTTGCGGACCGCGCTCGGCGGAGGCGGTTCGGACGCCCTGCCCGGCTTCTTCGCCGGCAAGTACGCGATGGTGCCGCTGGGGTTCTCGTACCGGCAGCAGATCGCGCAGCAGGCGCCCGACGGTTTCGAGTGGATCGTGCTGCCCGCGCCCGCCGGGCGGGCGGGGCTCGCCCAGGGGGTGAGCCCGCAGACCCTGTCGGTGGCCGCGGACAGCCCCCACAAGGAGGAGGCCGTCGCCTTCGTCGACTTCCTCCTGCGCCCGGCGAACATGGTGCGCCTGGCGAAGGGCGACTGGATGCTCCCGACCGGCCGGCAGGCCCTCGCCGACCCGAACCTGCGAACCGGGGAGGACGGCTGGGCGACGGGCGTGGCGCTCGCGGGCCACCTGCGCCCGGCACCCGCACAGTCGGTGCGCGGCTACCCGGAGTGGAAGGACAAGGTGGCGACCCCGGCGCTGCAGGAGTACTACTCCGGCGGCATCGACCGGGACGAGTTGAGGAGGCGACTGGTCGAGGACGGCAACCTGGTCCTCGCCCGCTACCAGCGCGATTAG